The genomic segment GGCGGCGGCGCACGTTGCGGGGCACCGAGGTCGAGCTCTCGGCCGACGTGGTCATCGTGGGCTCGGGGGCGGGCGGGGCGGTGATGGCGGCCGAGCTCGCCGAGGCGGGCTACGAGGTGCTGGTGCTCGAGGAGGGCGGCCACCACCGCACGGAAGAGTTCAACGCGCAGGCCGCGGCGATGGTGCGCATGCTCTATCGCGATGGAGGGCTCGGGCTCGCCGTCGGGAACCCGCCCGTCTTCTTCAGCGAGGGGCGCTGTGTGGGCGGCTCCACCACGGTGAACGGCGGCATGTCCTGGCGCACGCCGGAGGCGATCCTCGCCCGCTGGTCGGCGGAGCACGGCCTGCCCTGCATCAGCCCCGAGGCGATGGAGCCGTACTTCGCGCGCGTCGAGACATACATCTCGGCCGTGCGGCAGGCCCACGAGACGTTGAGCCGCGACAACGTGCTGCTCAAGGAGGGGGCCGACCAGAAGGGCTGGCGCCTGATCGAGAACATCCGCAACCAGCTCCACTGCGCCGGCAGCAACAACTGCGCGTTCGGCTGCCCGACGGCGGCGAAGCGCTCCACGCTCGTCTCGTATCTGCCACGCGCGCTGGCCTTCGGGGCGCGGGTCTACGCCGACTGCCGGGTGGAGAAGGTGCTCTTTCGCGGCCAGACCGCCATCGGCGTGCAGGGCCGCGTCGTGGCGCCGAACGGCGAGCTCGACACGCGCTTCACCGTGCGGGCCCGCGAGGTGATCGTGGCCGGCGGGGCGGTCCAGACGCCGGTCCTGCTCCTGCGCTCCGGCGTGCGCGTCCCGTCGGGAAAGCTCGGCCACAACCTGACGCTGCACCCGAACGCCAAGCAGGAGGCGATCTTCGACGACCCGGTGGACGGCTGGAAGGGCGCGCATCAGGTCTTCCAGGTGCGCGAGTTCCAGCACGAAGGGATGATCATGGCCGCGGTGAACTTGCCGCCGAGTCTGCTGGCCATGACGCTTCCTTATTATGGGCGCGAACTGGGCGAGGCCATGGCCGCGTACAACCACATGGTCACGGCGGGCGTGCTGGTCGAGGACACCACCTCGGGGCGCGTGGTGGCGGGGCCCGGCGGGCGGGCGATCGTATTCTACGCCCTGAACGACCACGACGCGCAGACCGTGGTGCGAGGCAGCGCGCTCCTTGCTGAGCTCTTCTTTGCGGCGGGCGCGCGGCGCGTGCTCCTGCCCTTTCACGGTGTCCCCGCCCTGACGAGCGCCGACGAGGCGCGGCGCCTGCCCATGCAGAACATCCCGAAGGGGGCGATGGAGCTGGCCTCGGTACACGTGATGGGCACGGCGGCGATGGGGGCCGACGAGCGTCGGCACGTCTGCACCCCTTGGGGGCAGGTGCGCGGCTATCAGCGGCTGCACGTGGCGGACGCGAGCCTCTTTCCCTCGCCGCTCGGCGTGAATCCGATGGAGACCATCATGGGCCTCGTGACGCGCAACGCAGCGCGGCTCCTCGACGAAGGCCTGGGCCGCGGCGCGTGACCCCTGGGCTGGCCGCTCCGGCCACGCGGTGGCCGAGGAGGTCTCTGGCTCAGCTGGTCATGGGCATGAGCGTTGGAGCCCCGACGGTCGATGACGGAACTATCGAAGAATCCACGCGGCCGGGACGAAGCCTTGCGGCACGGACGTTGCTTACTATCGTGACCATCAAACAACTCGGGAAGTGGGTGGCACGCAAAGGGACGTGGGCACCGGCAGGCGGCTAGGGCTGCCGCGGGAGCTCGGCGACGAGCCGGGCCTCGCGGGGCCGCCGTGGAAGTAACTGCCGGTGATCCTTGGACGTCGCCGTAGCGCTGCGCGGCACGAGGCTTGCTCTCATGGGCCTCCGTGCGGTCGGCGCCACGACGTCCAAATCAACCCCGGTGCGGTGCGGCCGCGGAAAATCAACCCCGGTGCGGGGGGCGGTGGTGCGTCGCGTGGGTCCTGGCGCTTGCGCTGGCTGCGCCGGGGATCGCGGCGGCCCGACATCGCGACCCGCGCGGGGGTGCAGCCGCCGAAGGCGCGGCCACGGGTGAGAAGCGCTCGCGTCCGCCGGCGCACCGCATCTTCGGGCAAGGACGAGCGCCGGACCCGCAGCATCCGCAGAGGCGGCAGGTCTCGCCCGAAGCGCTCCTCCGCGCCACGGTGCGTCTGCTCGGCGGTGACGACCTCGCGACACTCCCCCGCCACGTCCGCATCGCCCTGTCCAAGGCGGCTGGGCGCAGTCCGGCGGCGTTGCGACAGCCAAAGGTGCAGCTCGGACTTCTGGGAATCCTCGAGGAACGCCTCGATGGCGTCGTCTACGAGCGCATCGTGGGGCAGCAGGTGGCCGCGGCGAAACGCGCGGCGCAGCGGCTCGACGGTAAGTCCAGGTCCTCGTACGCGCGGGACGACCTCCACGACATGATGCGCGGCTGGGGCTTCATGCTCCTGCCCGAGAACGACCCGACCTTCTACGAGCCCCGTTATCTCGCCAGTTTGCTCCGCGAGAGCGGCCAGACCGGCGGGCAGTTCGTTCATCGCACCCCCTCCTCCGCGGGCGAGCGGTTTCGGACGGCGTGGGCCCGCCTCGCCCCGGCCAACACGTCCCCCATCGCCTTCACCACTACCGGCTCCGACGCCAACAACCTGCTCTACGACATCGCGCGAAGTGTGAAGGGACCCTCGGCCGAGATCCTCGCCCTGGACGGGGTGTACGGAGGGGCCCGCGGCAAGGCGGCCGAGCTCGGCTTCATGCACAACAACCACCAGTATGCCGACCTCCGGATCGTGAGCCCGCATTCGTACTACTTCAAGCCCACCGACGCGGCGGAGATCCAGCGTCTCGAGGTGCTGGAGGAGAAGGCCCTCGCTCAGATCGCCGACAGGGTCAACCAGGGAAAGAAACCGATCGGGGGCCTGCTCCTCGAGCCGATCGTGGGTGCCCGCGGCGTGCTCTTCTATCGCCCCGAGTTCCTGAAGAAGCTCCGCGAGCTCTGCGACCAGCTCCGCATCCCGATCTTCGCCGACGAGATCCTCACCGGAGGAGGGCGTACGGGCCGCTTCTTCGCGTACCAGCACTACGACGGCTTCGAGCCCGACTTCATCACCTTCGGCAAGGGGCTGCAGATCGCGGGCGTCGCGAGGGTCTCGCGGCACGGCCAGGGCTACTACGCCAACTGGAGCGGTACGACTACCGACGGCTCGCAGGAGGCGTTGCTCAAGGGGGCGCAGGTGCTGAACCGCATCGCCGACGGCAACCTGATGGAGAACGCTCGCGTGATGGGTGACTACCTTCTGACGAAGCTCCGCGAGCGGCTTCCCGCTCCGCCCGGAGTGATGCCCGCCGTGAATCCGTACGCGAACGGCGACGGCCCCGTGCGAGGAATGGGTCTGCTGCTGCTGTGCCCGAGGTCCGGAGTCCTCCCGGTGGATGGTGCGATGGGACGCCTGATGCCCTACCTCACCATCACCAGGGCCGAGATCGACCGACTGGCGCGCGAGGCGGGGTCAGGGCGCCGCTGAGCCTCCCGCCCGCGCTCAGGGTCCCGGCTGTCCCATCGTACGGTCTCCCGGCTTCGTCTCGGGTGTCGGGAGCAGGGCGCGGAAGACGAGGCCGACCGACGCCACGGCGGGCTTTCCATCCGTGGGCTTCGGCCAGACCCAGGTGAGAGCCCGCGCCTTGATGCAGTCGTCGATGGCGCGCGCGCCGAGGGTGCTGGAGACGATCACGCTCTTCGCCGATTTCCCCTCGGCGTCGACCGTCACCTGGAGGGTGACCTTGCCGTTCGACCAGCTCGCGCGCCGGACCATCTCCCGTTCGTAGCAGTACCGGAGCTCTGCGCCGCGCCGGCGCACGATCCGGAGAACAACCGGCGCGGGCAGCTCGCCGCGCACGACGGGCTCTTCGACGCTGAGCTGCGCGCTGCGCGTCCGGCGCAAGGCGCCGATCCCGCGGCCGGAACCGTAGCCGCTCCCGTAGCCGCCCCCGCTTCCCCGTCCAAGGGTGCCGATGCGGCCGAGACCGATCGTCCCTTCGCCGGTGCCGCCGCCACCCCGCCCCGTACCGCGGAGGCCGAGTCCTCCGGCGCTCTGCGGGGCTCGCAGCACCGCCGCGCGCCGCGTGAACCGCGCGCTACCGCTCCAGGCGGCGCTGGCCGGAGCGAAGCTCCAGCCGCGGGCCTCGCGCGCGAGACAGCTCGCCGCCGAGGCCGAGAGCTCTCGCGGGCCGGAGAGGCTGACCTGCGCCACCTTGCCGTCCGCGGCGATCGCGAGTCGCAGGCTGAACTCCACGTCCGCGTTGCTGACGCCGCTCTCGGCCACGAGCAGGCACGCCTCGAGGAGCCGCCGCTTGAGCCGGGCCACGCTCCGCAGCGCGTCGGTCCGTCCGGCGAGGGTGGCCGAGGCGCTCTCGACTACAAGCTCGCGCGAGTCGCCCTTCGCCGCGCCAGCGCTCGGCGGACCGGCGAGACAGGCGAGGCAGGCGAGCAGGCCGCAGGCGGCGAACCACCTTCCGGCGAGCGTCTTCGGGAGCCGTCGCATGGCGCGAACCTCGTCGATGATGGGGTAGTAGCTGGGGGCGGACTCGAACCGCCGACCTAGGGATTATGAGACCCTCGCTCTAACCACCTGAGCTACCCAGCCACGCTACGGCCCCCTTTTTAATCCATCTGGTGCGGGAGTCAACACCCCGCGTAGCATGGGGCGGGCGAGGTTTCGGTGAGCGACGAGCGCGTTGTCCTCGGTATCAACTGTGCGTACCACGAAAGCGCCGCAGCGCTGCTCCGCGGCGGCGAGCTGGTCTTCGCCGTCGAGGAGGAGCGGCTGAGCCGCGTGAAGCACGCCAAGCCGGCGCGGGTGGACAACGCCGACGCGCTGCCCTTCGCGGCGATCGGCGAGTGTCTACGCGCCGGGGGTGTCTCGCTCGGGGAGGTGGACGCCGTCGGGTTTTCCCTAGAGCCGGGTCGGCGCGTGGCCCTCGTAGGGCGGGACCCCTATCCCCTGGCCGATCCGCGGGGCTTCGGCAGCGCCGAGGGAGAGGCGCTCTTCGACGCCGGGGTTCGGCGCTCGGCCGAGCTGCTCGCGGAACACGCGGGCGTTCCGGGCTTCGGCTCGCGCGTACGGTTCCTGCCGCACCACCTGTGCCACGCGGCGAGCGCCTATCTCGGCGGGCCGTTTTCGCGGGCCGCGGTGCTCGTCCTCGACGGGATCGGCGAGGAGGCGACGGGCTGGCTCGGGCTGGGCGAGGAGGGTGCGCTGACCCGTCTCGAGGAGCTCCCGTACCCGCACTCCATCGGGCTCCTCTGGGAACAGCTCGCGCTCTACCTCGGCCTCGGGGCCTACGACGCGGGCAAGGCCATGGGGCTCGCGGCGTGCGGCGACGCGACGCGACCGGCGGCGGCGCTCGACCGGCTCTTTCGCGTGGTGGACCCGGACGGGCGGGACGAGACGGGCCCACCCTACGTCGTCGACGCCGAGCTCGCGCGCCTGCGCGGAGATCTCTCCGGCTTCGAGGCGCTCTTTGGGCCCCGCGCCGCGCCGAACGGTGGGTCGCCCGACGAGCAGCCGCACCTCTGCGACCTGGCGGCCGCCATCCAGCGCCGCACCGAGGAGGCGCTTCTGGCCTGCGCGCGACGCCTCGCGAGGCGCACGCACGCGAGCGCGCTCTGCTACGCGGGGGGCGTGGCGCTCAACTGCGTGGCCAACGCGCGCCTCGAGCGCGAGGGGCCGTTCGAGGCGATCTACGTGCCAGGCCCGGCGCACGACGCCGGGACCGCCCTCGGCGCGGCGCTCCTGCTCGGGGGCGCGCGTCCGCGGCCGGAACCCCTCTCTCCGCTCGTAGGCCCGGACTACGACGACGCGCGGCTCGAGCGGGCGCTCCGCGGCTCGACGTTCCTCGTGGAGCCCCTCGCCGACCCTTCCGCGCGGGCCGCCGAGCTCGTGGCGGCCGGAGAGATCGTGGGGTGGTTTCACGGGCGCCTCGAGCTCGGACCCCGGGCCCTCGGCAGCCGTTCGCTCCTCGCCGATCCGCGGCGCCTCGACATGCGCGAGCGCCTGAACCGTCAGGTCAAGCACCGCGAGCTTTTTCGCCCCTTCGCCGCCTCGTGCCTCGAGGAGGCGCTCGACGCGTGGTTCGAGGTCCCCGTGCGCGAGGGCCCGGGCGCCGAGGCCTCGCGGGAGCTGATGCTGCTCGCCTACCCTGTCCGCGCGGAGCGTCGCGCGCAGATCCCGGCCGTGGTGCACCGCGACGGCACCTGTCGCATCCAGACGGTCGATGCGTTGCGCCAACCGGCCTACCACGCGCTGCTGGCGCGCTTCTTCGCCCTGACCGGCGTGCCCCTGGTGCTGAACACCTCGTTCAACGACAGCGAGCCGATCGTCTGCAGCCCCGAGGACGCGCTCGCGACCTTCGGGCGCACGGAGATCGACGCCCTCGTGATCGGAGACCGCCTCGTGCGGCGGCGCCCCTGAAATGCGGCGCCTCGGTGTGCCCGCGGACGAGCTGCTCTTCTCGCCGGCCGTGGATCGCTACGGCGCGCGCCTGGCCCTGGTCTTCGGCAACCAGGCGCCGGACGGCCTCTGCCCCTATTTCCGCGCGGGCGGCTGTCTGCACTGCGACATCGGCGCCGGGGAGGGACGGGCCTTCACGCTCGAGGAGAACCGCGCCCGGCTGCGCTGGTTTCACGGGCACTACGCGACGCTCCTGCCCGAGCTCGCGCACCTCGTGGTCTACGACTCGGGGTCGGTCCTGAACCCGCGCGAGCTGCCCGCCGAGTTCCTGGACGAGCTCTTCGTCTGGGCGCGAACGCTTCCCGCGTTGCGCGCGCTCTCGCTCGACTCGCGGGAGGCCTTCGTGCGCGGCGACCGGCTCGTGGCGCTCGCGGAGCGGGCAGGAGACGCGATCGCGGTGCGTCCGATCCTGGGGCTCGAGACGAGTGACGACCACCGGCGCGACGGACTCCTGCGCAAGCGTATGCCCCGGCGCGCGGTGCTCCGGGCCTTCGACGAGGTGGCTCGCGCGGCCGAGCGCGTGGGCGGCGGGCGCGTCGGCCTGGACGTGAACCTGGTCGTGGCCGGTCCCGGAACGGACGCGGCCTCGGCGGCCGAGGATGCGGCGGCCACCGCGCGCTTTGCCTTCGCCGAGGGGGGCGCGCGCGGGCTCTCTGTGGACCTGAACCTCCACCCCTACTATCCGAGCGGGCGCGGCCGGGCGGCCTTTCCCGACCATCCCCGGTGCGCGCTCCCCACCCTCGTCGAGGCGCTCGAGGCCATCCTGCGCGAGCGGGCGGAGCGGATGCCCGCGGCGGGCCTCTTCATCGGCTGGGAGGACGAGGGGCACGACACCGAGGGTTCGCAGCGGGCCCTCGATGGTATGCGGCTCGCCGCGATGATCGATCGCTTCAACGCCGCGCCCAGCGCGGAGCTTCTGCAGAGCCTGCGCGAGCCCTCTCGGTAGCGCTCGCGATGCGTCCCGACCCGCGGGTGGCTGCGACAACTTGCCCGATGCGGCACTTTGCCTAGTGCCGCGCACGCGCGGACCTTGATACAGGCAAGCGAGACGATGACGGGCGGGCGCGTCGCGCACGCCTAGAAGACTCCTCCAGTGAGTTGACCGCGGGCGCGAGCCGCCGCCCGAACAGGAGACGTGCGTCATGAGAGGAAGAGCGACCTGCAAATGGCTCGTGCTCGGGTACGCCTGGGCCGGATTGGCGTGCTCGCCGAGCGGAGGGGGAAGCGCCGACGCGGGGGCTACGGCCGACGTGGCTCTCGCGCGGGACGCGGCGATCCCCGATGGACGGAGCCCCCTCGAGGCCGGGAGCGTCGACCGCGGGACAGGTGACGCGACGCGAGCCGACGCGGGGCCGCCGCCCCCCTTCGTGCCGGGCGAGCTCGGTACCTCGGCTGCCGTTCTCGACCTCGACGGCGACGGACACCTCGACCTCGTGGTGGGGGCGCCCTCCTCGAGCGAGGGAGCCCGCGCGGGCGCGGTCCTCATCTATCGCGGCTCGGCGAGCGGTTTCGGGTCGACTCCGGCGGCGAAGCTCCTCGGAGAGACGGAGGGTGACAGCTTCGGGGCCCGCGTGGCGGCGGTCGGGGACGTGGACGGGGATGGAAAGCCGGAGCTCGCCGTTTCGGCGCTCCACGCGACGGGGAGGATGCCCCTCTCCGGCGCGGTCTACGTCTACCGAGGGGGCCAGCTTCCACCCACGCGCCTGGCGAAGCTGTCGGGCGAGGTCGCGCTCGACCGGTTCGGCTCGTCGGTCGCCGGCGGAGATCTGGACGGGGACGGCAGGAGCGAGCTCGTCGTCGCGGCGCCGCTGGCGCGTGGTTACCAGCTCTACAGCGGTGCGGTGTACCTCTACCGGAGCGGCAAGGCTCTCACCGACGCCGCCGACGTGAAGCTCGGGGGGAGCGCCCAGCAGGGGGCCATCGGGGCCGCGGCGCTCGCCGTCGGGGACCTCACGGCCGACGGCCTCTCGGAGCTCCTCGTCGGGACAGGCCACTCGGTGCTGGTCTTCCTCGGGCGAAAAGATCTGCAGCAGCACCTCGCGAGCACCCCCGAAGCCGATAGCGAAATTCACGGCCGGCCGCTCACGGCCACGGGACACACCGGCTCGGGCTTCGGCAACGCGCTGGCGGTGGCCGGGGACCTGGACGGCGACGGCGTGGGGGATCTCGTCGTGGCCAATCCCTCGCGCACGGTGCCCGACCTCTTCACCAACCGAGGATGTGTCTACCTGTTCAGGGGCGCGAAGAAGCTGCCCACCGACATCCTGGAGAGCGACCCGGCGACGCGCCTGGTCAAGCTCGTGGGCGAGGCCGATGCGAGCCAGTTCGGCGCGAGCGTGGCGCTGGTGCCGGACGTGAACGGCGGCGGTGCGCCGGACCTCGTGGTCGGGGCGCGCTGGGCCGCGGGGGGCCAGGGCGGAACCTCGCCCGTGGCCGGCAAGGGCTACCTCTTCCACACCGAGGAGCTGCTCGGAAAGGGGGGCGGCGAGGTCGGGGCCAGCTCCGCGGTCCGGACCCTCGT from the Deltaproteobacteria bacterium genome contains:
- a CDS encoding aminotransferase class III-fold pyridoxal phosphate-dependent enzyme, encoding MRQPKVQLGLLGILEERLDGVVYERIVGQQVAAAKRAAQRLDGKSRSSYARDDLHDMMRGWGFMLLPENDPTFYEPRYLASLLRESGQTGGQFVHRTPSSAGERFRTAWARLAPANTSPIAFTTTGSDANNLLYDIARSVKGPSAEILALDGVYGGARGKAAELGFMHNNHQYADLRIVSPHSYYFKPTDAAEIQRLEVLEEKALAQIADRVNQGKKPIGGLLLEPIVGARGVLFYRPEFLKKLRELCDQLRIPIFADEILTGGGRTGRFFAYQHYDGFEPDFITFGKGLQIAGVARVSRHGQGYYANWSGTTTDGSQEALLKGAQVLNRIADGNLMENARVMGDYLLTKLRERLPAPPGVMPAVNPYANGDGPVRGMGLLLLCPRSGVLPVDGAMGRLMPYLTITRAEIDRLAREAGSGRR
- a CDS encoding VCBS repeat-containing protein, which produces MRGRATCKWLVLGYAWAGLACSPSGGGSADAGATADVALARDAAIPDGRSPLEAGSVDRGTGDATRADAGPPPPFVPGELGTSAAVLDLDGDGHLDLVVGAPSSSEGARAGAVLIYRGSASGFGSTPAAKLLGETEGDSFGARVAAVGDVDGDGKPELAVSALHATGRMPLSGAVYVYRGGQLPPTRLAKLSGEVALDRFGSSVAGGDLDGDGRSELVVAAPLARGYQLYSGAVYLYRSGKALTDAADVKLGGSAQQGAIGAAALAVGDLTADGLSELLVGTGHSVLVFLGRKDLQQHLASTPEADSEIHGRPLTATGHTGSGFGNALAVAGDLDGDGVGDLVVANPSRTVPDLFTNRGCVYLFRGAKKLPTDILESDPATRLVKLVGEADASQFGASVALVPDVNGGGAPDLVVGARWAAGGQGGTSPVAGKGYLFHTEELLGKGGGEVGASSAVRTLVADTPSGELGGTVAAGPAGSVVLGAPRLEQEKGGAFVFTLKSGQAQRLQTP
- a CDS encoding AgmX/PglI C-terminal domain-containing protein, giving the protein MRRLPKTLAGRWFAACGLLACLACLAGPPSAGAAKGDSRELVVESASATLAGRTDALRSVARLKRRLLEACLLVAESGVSNADVEFSLRLAIAADGKVAQVSLSGPRELSASAASCLAREARGWSFAPASAAWSGSARFTRRAAVLRAPQSAGGLGLRGTGRGGGGTGEGTIGLGRIGTLGRGSGGGYGSGYGSGRGIGALRRTRSAQLSVEEPVVRGELPAPVVLRIVRRRGAELRYCYEREMVRRASWSNGKVTLQVTVDAEGKSAKSVIVSSTLGARAIDDCIKARALTWVWPKPTDGKPAVASVGLVFRALLPTPETKPGDRTMGQPGP
- a CDS encoding GMC family oxidoreductase, yielding MTTGAIYTRADWPSVPGATGRRRTLRGTEVELSADVVIVGSGAGGAVMAAELAEAGYEVLVLEEGGHHRTEEFNAQAAAMVRMLYRDGGLGLAVGNPPVFFSEGRCVGGSTTVNGGMSWRTPEAILARWSAEHGLPCISPEAMEPYFARVETYISAVRQAHETLSRDNVLLKEGADQKGWRLIENIRNQLHCAGSNNCAFGCPTAAKRSTLVSYLPRALAFGARVYADCRVEKVLFRGQTAIGVQGRVVAPNGELDTRFTVRAREVIVAGGAVQTPVLLLRSGVRVPSGKLGHNLTLHPNAKQEAIFDDPVDGWKGAHQVFQVREFQHEGMIMAAVNLPPSLLAMTLPYYGRELGEAMAAYNHMVTAGVLVEDTTSGRVVAGPGGRAIVFYALNDHDAQTVVRGSALLAELFFAAGARRVLLPFHGVPALTSADEARRLPMQNIPKGAMELASVHVMGTAAMGADERRHVCTPWGQVRGYQRLHVADASLFPSPLGVNPMETIMGLVTRNAARLLDEGLGRGA
- a CDS encoding carbamoyltransferase, which produces MSDERVVLGINCAYHESAAALLRGGELVFAVEEERLSRVKHAKPARVDNADALPFAAIGECLRAGGVSLGEVDAVGFSLEPGRRVALVGRDPYPLADPRGFGSAEGEALFDAGVRRSAELLAEHAGVPGFGSRVRFLPHHLCHAASAYLGGPFSRAAVLVLDGIGEEATGWLGLGEEGALTRLEELPYPHSIGLLWEQLALYLGLGAYDAGKAMGLAACGDATRPAAALDRLFRVVDPDGRDETGPPYVVDAELARLRGDLSGFEALFGPRAAPNGGSPDEQPHLCDLAAAIQRRTEEALLACARRLARRTHASALCYAGGVALNCVANARLEREGPFEAIYVPGPAHDAGTALGAALLLGGARPRPEPLSPLVGPDYDDARLERALRGSTFLVEPLADPSARAAELVAAGEIVGWFHGRLELGPRALGSRSLLADPRRLDMRERLNRQVKHRELFRPFAASCLEEALDAWFEVPVREGPGAEASRELMLLAYPVRAERRAQIPAVVHRDGTCRIQTVDALRQPAYHALLARFFALTGVPLVLNTSFNDSEPIVCSPEDALATFGRTEIDALVIGDRLVRRRP